In the Chryseobacterium sp. MYb264 genome, one interval contains:
- a CDS encoding sensor histidine kinase, translating into MNKKNYIRLIYIVLSIVSGMFCYHFFLEGKWINVILFALVIVVLLSLVNASLLSQTAAAEKIILSIVRKDFSLFPSEDGTELTDSSVRLYYQSKNEHFSLSSYKLLYESILDRLDIGLMILSKKESDWEVFYVNPVFLNILQVPKYNSWNLYANKIPEFFNIIEQTQYESSQEFFDISIRHNAKQSFSLRTKQVQNVQDSFYIITLESVQKIIEQKEKLAWNNLMKVISHELLNTLTPVNSLIQNLEYISNQEVVDKEDQQEMKESLAIINSKSRQLLNFVDNYRQVAELPKPLMANVSLKKITETAIAFLKQEFDKNTITVIADLEEQFVYADQKMIERCLINLFLNAIYAVNGKEEKIIRTDIQLKNNRLILSISDNGCGITDEIKDKIFLPFFTTRNSGSGIGLTLSKSIMEAHKGYLNYQNLEEGSCFEMWFVI; encoded by the coding sequence ATGAATAAAAAAAATTATATCCGACTGATTTATATTGTGCTTTCCATTGTGAGCGGAATGTTTTGTTATCATTTTTTTCTTGAAGGAAAATGGATCAATGTGATCCTGTTTGCCTTGGTTATCGTTGTGCTGCTCTCTCTCGTCAACGCTTCACTATTGAGTCAGACTGCAGCAGCGGAGAAAATTATACTTTCTATTGTAAGGAAAGATTTTTCATTATTTCCCTCAGAAGATGGGACAGAATTAACGGATAGCAGCGTAAGGCTCTATTATCAAAGCAAAAATGAACATTTCTCATTATCTTCCTATAAACTGCTTTATGAAAGTATTTTAGACAGGCTGGATATTGGATTAATGATCTTATCTAAAAAAGAATCTGATTGGGAAGTATTCTATGTAAACCCTGTATTTCTAAATATTTTACAGGTTCCGAAATACAATTCATGGAATTTGTACGCGAATAAAATTCCTGAATTTTTTAATATTATAGAGCAGACTCAGTATGAAAGTTCTCAGGAGTTTTTTGATATTTCTATTCGTCATAATGCCAAACAGTCTTTCTCCTTAAGAACGAAACAGGTTCAAAATGTTCAGGATAGCTTTTATATTATTACATTAGAATCGGTTCAAAAAATCATCGAGCAAAAGGAAAAATTGGCGTGGAACAACCTGATGAAAGTAATTTCCCATGAATTACTCAATACCCTGACTCCCGTCAACAGCCTGATTCAGAATTTGGAATATATCAGCAATCAGGAGGTGGTGGATAAAGAGGATCAGCAGGAAATGAAGGAAAGTCTGGCCATCATAAATTCAAAATCGAGGCAACTTCTGAATTTTGTAGACAACTACCGACAGGTTGCAGAGCTTCCCAAGCCCTTAATGGCCAATGTTTCTCTAAAAAAAATAACGGAGACCGCCATTGCTTTTCTTAAACAGGAATTTGATAAAAATACCATTACGGTTATTGCTGATTTAGAAGAACAATTTGTGTATGCAGATCAGAAAATGATTGAACGTTGCCTTATAAATCTTTTCCTTAACGCTATTTATGCAGTGAACGGAAAAGAGGAAAAAATAATCAGAACTGATATTCAATTAAAAAACAATCGTTTGATACTGAGTATTTCCGACAATGGTTGCGGAATAACCGATGAAATAAAGGATAAAATATTTCTTCCTTTTTTTACCACCCGAAATAGCGGTTCCGGAATTGGTTTAACGCTTTCAAAAAGTATTATGGAAGCT
- a CDS encoding sigma-54-dependent transcriptional regulator: MRKKEAHILIVDDDEDILFSARVWLKKFFSQISCLSQPSKILKFLSENQIDAVVLDMNFRKGFENGQDGLYWMNEIKTIEPQLPIILMTAYGEVELAVEALKNGASDFILKPWNNEKLYASVNLAVDISRKNKKLSQWENIHQKTNQYKLETQSAKMKEVLERLQKVSPTDANVLLLGENGTGKYVMAESIHEQSERKNEPFVHIDLGSISENLFEAELFGYKKGAFTDAHQDYAGKIENAQNGTVFLDEIGNLPLQLQTKLLSLIQNKKLSRIGETKERQLDVRFIFATNENLKKAVGENRFRQDLYYRINTVEIQIPALRERTEDIDLLSQYFLDRYRQKYHKPDLKLDENLLTLLKKYPWPGNIRELDHCLERSVILSNQTYLQLLMPQPEEQESTIINLNIEEMEEVLIKKALKKHRGNISLAAEDLGLSRAALYRRMEKFGL, translated from the coding sequence ATGCGTAAAAAGGAAGCCCATATTTTAATAGTGGATGATGATGAAGATATTTTATTTTCCGCCAGAGTCTGGTTAAAAAAATTCTTCTCTCAGATCAGCTGTCTCAGTCAGCCCTCAAAAATTCTCAAATTTCTTTCTGAAAACCAGATCGATGCCGTTGTTCTGGATATGAATTTCCGGAAAGGATTCGAAAACGGACAAGACGGACTGTATTGGATGAATGAAATAAAAACCATTGAACCACAGCTTCCTATCATTTTGATGACCGCTTATGGCGAGGTAGAACTAGCCGTAGAAGCTTTAAAAAACGGAGCTTCAGATTTTATCTTAAAACCTTGGAATAACGAAAAATTATACGCTTCTGTTAATTTGGCGGTTGACATTTCTCGAAAAAATAAAAAGCTGAGTCAGTGGGAAAATATTCATCAAAAAACCAATCAGTATAAGCTGGAAACACAATCTGCGAAAATGAAGGAAGTCCTGGAGCGACTTCAAAAAGTCTCTCCTACGGATGCCAATGTGCTTCTTTTGGGTGAAAACGGCACCGGAAAATATGTGATGGCAGAATCTATTCACGAGCAATCGGAAAGAAAAAATGAGCCTTTTGTACATATTGATTTAGGAAGTATTTCGGAAAATCTTTTCGAAGCCGAGCTGTTTGGATATAAAAAAGGGGCATTCACCGATGCTCATCAGGATTATGCCGGAAAAATTGAAAATGCACAGAACGGAACGGTATTTCTGGATGAAATAGGAAACCTTCCCCTTCAGCTTCAGACTAAACTTTTAAGCTTAATTCAGAATAAAAAGCTTTCGAGAATCGGAGAAACGAAAGAGCGGCAACTGGATGTACGGTTTATTTTTGCGACCAATGAAAATTTAAAGAAAGCAGTGGGAGAAAACCGTTTTCGACAGGATTTATATTACAGGATCAATACGGTTGAAATTCAGATTCCTGCGTTAAGAGAGAGAACGGAAGATATTGATCTCCTTTCTCAGTATTTTTTAGACCGGTACAGACAAAAATACCATAAACCTGATTTAAAATTAGACGAAAACTTATTAACCCTGCTAAAAAAATATCCATGGCCGGGAAATATCCGTGAGCTTGACCATTGTTTAGAAAGAAGTGTGATCCTATCAAATCAAACTTATCTTCAATTACTTATGCCACAACCTGAAGAACAGGAAAGTACAATCATAAATTTAAATATTGAAGAAATGGAGGAAGTTTTAATTAAGAAAGCGTTGAAAAAGCATCGAGGAAACATTTCTTTAGCCGCTGAAGATCTGGGACTTTCGAGGGCTGCTCTGTATCGAAGAATGGAAAAATTCGGTTTATAG
- a CDS encoding efflux RND transporter periplasmic adaptor subunit: MDTKIVKKKSKLKFVLGGTVLVAGLSLFSIYFAQQKKTYNVSVEDIQTDEVTQGKFEDMLMVTAQTQSLHSSLVNVLEGGAIKELFAEDGQILTKGQPIAQVYNPNTEFNYLNQETGIMQQISQMRNSLLELKNQEFAQDKELLQTQNDYNTALQTFNLQKRLYEAEIGKKTDYDISLQNLNYQKQRKLIVENGAANEKKSRASQVSAINSSIAQMEKSRDILRSNKNNFLIMAPASGRLSSFNVSIGENLTTGQSIGKIDLMNGYKLVAKVDEYYINKLQNGIKGSLENNGKQYDVIVTKILPEVKDGQFSVELNFTDAKADNLKIGMTFGVKLKLSADTQSLMVSKGNFYKDTGGKWIFVVKGNKAEKRTVALGRENPLSYEVVSGLKAGETVITSDYSELKKYEILDIKN, translated from the coding sequence ATGGATACGAAAATAGTAAAAAAGAAATCTAAATTAAAATTTGTTTTAGGAGGAACTGTTCTTGTGGCAGGATTATCTCTTTTCAGTATATATTTTGCTCAGCAGAAAAAAACGTACAATGTTTCGGTGGAAGATATTCAGACTGATGAAGTTACGCAAGGGAAGTTTGAAGATATGCTGATGGTGACAGCACAAACGCAGTCATTACATTCTTCGCTGGTCAATGTTCTGGAGGGCGGAGCCATCAAAGAACTTTTTGCGGAAGACGGACAAATACTAACAAAGGGACAGCCTATCGCACAGGTTTATAATCCGAATACAGAATTTAATTATTTGAATCAGGAAACCGGTATTATGCAGCAAATCAGCCAGATGAGAAACTCTCTTTTGGAATTGAAAAATCAGGAATTTGCCCAGGATAAAGAATTGTTACAGACTCAGAATGATTATAATACTGCTTTACAAACCTTTAATCTGCAAAAACGCCTTTATGAAGCCGAAATAGGTAAAAAGACAGATTATGATATAAGCCTCCAAAATCTTAATTATCAAAAGCAAAGAAAATTAATTGTTGAAAATGGTGCTGCCAACGAAAAAAAATCCAGAGCTTCTCAGGTGTCAGCGATCAATTCTTCTATTGCTCAAATGGAAAAAAGCAGAGATATACTGCGTTCCAATAAAAATAATTTCCTGATTATGGCACCTGCTTCGGGAAGACTTTCTTCTTTTAATGTTTCGATTGGCGAAAATCTTACAACCGGACAAAGCATAGGAAAAATTGATTTGATGAATGGATACAAACTGGTTGCAAAAGTAGATGAGTATTATATTAATAAGCTTCAAAACGGAATTAAAGGCAGTTTGGAAAATAACGGAAAACAGTATGATGTGATTGTGACCAAGATTCTTCCGGAAGTGAAAGACGGACAGTTTTCGGTAGAACTGAACTTCACCGATGCAAAAGCTGACAATCTGAAAATAGGGATGACCTTCGGCGTAAAGCTGAAACTATCGGCTGATACTCAGAGTCTGATGGTTTCTAAAGGAAATTTTTATAAAGATACGGGAGGAAAGTGGATCTTTGTGGTAAAAGGAAACAAAGCAGAAAAAAGAACAGTCGCGCTCGGAAGGGAAAACCCGCTGTCATATGAGGTGGTCTCCGGATTGAAAGCGGGAGAAACAGTGATTACGTCAGATTATTCCGAATTGAAGAAATACGAAATTCTGGATATTAAAAATTAA
- a CDS encoding DUF4932 domain-containing protein: MIKYTSLLILILFLMAADMKSQSARVDVEFSPNIATYSIVEYLVARHQGKLFYIDGKTDIGYLPLADWANREMEKYDNSGIIKDMQDYLKVAGQQQDLSYQTLLKHHVFPDEGYAFAIEESDVAKRLAVEKFAEQLRLFYIERNLGTFFRDHREFIEGAKKEVRKNIPDDYMMKMETYYGERFLAYKFYINPFDVLPYSEVFWHGNGPMFKSEKGKIANMISSAYIPLKKKKNSDNYREFGFNHPQTIHFLITHEFGHSFVNQYLGEYESKINKTDNLMAEALIGKMDGQGYSYWPSCVGEHIVRTGEIRIALADGNKKLAEHIREQYVKDLSFVLIPEFEDKIMGYEHNREKYKTFKDFVPQLLTVLDETCVEKVREKLKLPNEKYDITVMLTVPENSSDVYITGNQSDIGNWDPQKVKLEKTGKTMRQITFKTFPDLRFKITGGSWQTEAIIEGVEVGKDVVLNIHENKILHYHLQSEK, from the coding sequence ATGATCAAGTATACGAGCCTATTGATTCTGATTCTATTCTTAATGGCGGCGGATATGAAATCGCAGTCGGCACGAGTGGACGTGGAATTCAGTCCCAATATTGCGACGTATTCTATTGTTGAATATCTCGTGGCACGGCATCAGGGAAAGCTTTTTTATATCGACGGCAAAACGGATATAGGCTATCTCCCGCTGGCTGACTGGGCAAATAGGGAGATGGAAAAATATGATAACTCAGGGATTATAAAAGATATGCAGGATTACCTGAAGGTGGCCGGTCAGCAGCAGGATCTCTCTTATCAGACCTTATTGAAGCATCATGTTTTTCCTGACGAAGGCTATGCTTTCGCAATTGAGGAAAGCGATGTTGCTAAAAGGCTTGCCGTAGAAAAGTTTGCCGAGCAGTTAAGGCTGTTTTATATCGAAAGAAACTTGGGGACATTCTTCAGAGATCATCGTGAATTTATAGAAGGAGCAAAAAAGGAGGTCAGAAAAAATATACCTGATGATTATATGATGAAGATGGAGACCTATTATGGTGAAAGATTTCTTGCTTATAAATTTTATATTAATCCTTTTGATGTATTGCCATACAGCGAAGTCTTCTGGCACGGCAACGGCCCGATGTTTAAGTCTGAAAAAGGAAAGATCGCGAATATGATCAGCAGTGCCTATATCCCGTTGAAAAAGAAAAAAAACTCTGATAATTACAGAGAATTTGGGTTCAATCATCCTCAGACGATCCATTTCCTGATCACTCACGAGTTTGGACATTCATTTGTGAATCAGTATTTGGGGGAGTATGAGAGTAAAATAAATAAAACCGACAACCTGATGGCCGAAGCATTGATTGGGAAGATGGATGGACAAGGGTATTCTTACTGGCCTTCCTGTGTGGGAGAGCATATCGTAAGAACAGGTGAAATACGGATCGCTCTTGCAGACGGAAACAAAAAACTGGCCGAGCATATAAGAGAACAGTATGTTAAAGATCTTTCTTTTGTTCTTATTCCTGAATTTGAAGATAAAATAATGGGCTATGAACATAACAGAGAAAAATACAAGACCTTTAAAGATTTTGTTCCTCAATTACTTACAGTGCTGGATGAGACATGTGTTGAAAAAGTACGTGAAAAGCTTAAATTGCCCAACGAAAAATATGACATTACAGTAATGCTTACCGTGCCAGAAAATAGTAGTGATGTTTATATCACAGGCAATCAGTCGGACATCGGAAACTGGGATCCGCAGAAAGTAAAACTCGAGAAAACCGGTAAAACCATGAGGCAGATTACTTTTAAGACATTTCCGGACCTGCGGTTTAAGATTACCGGAGGGAGCTGGCAGACGGAAGCGATAATAGAAGGGGTTGAGGTAGGTAAGGATGTCGTTTTAAATATTCATGAAAATAAAATCTTACACTACCATCTCCAATCGGAGAAATAG
- a CDS encoding ABC transporter ATP-binding protein codes for MINIQNLSKIYKTEDVQTNALHNVSLHIKKGEFVAIMGPSGCGKSTFLNILGLLDDASAGSYKFADVETLNVGEKKKSVIRKQNIGFIFQNFNLIDELTVYENIELPLIYNGISSSERKKRVEEIMEQINISHRAKHYPQQLSGGQQQRAAVARALVTKPKLILADEPTGNLDSSNGNEVMNLLAELHREGATIVMVTHSSYDAGFASRIVNMKDGEIFNEEHATHRRDVFEKAEIQEFQSGKNY; via the coding sequence ATGATCAATATTCAAAATCTTTCGAAAATCTATAAAACAGAAGACGTACAGACCAATGCCTTACACAATGTGAGCCTTCATATAAAAAAAGGTGAATTTGTCGCCATCATGGGACCGTCAGGATGCGGAAAATCCACTTTCCTTAATATTTTGGGATTGCTGGATGATGCTTCCGCAGGCTCTTACAAATTTGCTGATGTAGAAACCCTCAATGTGGGTGAAAAGAAAAAATCGGTGATCAGAAAACAAAATATAGGATTTATATTTCAGAATTTTAACCTGATCGATGAGTTAACGGTCTATGAAAATATAGAATTACCACTAATCTATAACGGAATTTCTTCTTCCGAAAGGAAAAAAAGGGTGGAGGAAATCATGGAACAAATTAACATCAGCCATCGTGCAAAACATTATCCACAACAACTTTCGGGCGGTCAGCAACAGAGAGCAGCTGTAGCAAGAGCTTTGGTCACGAAACCAAAATTAATTCTGGCCGATGAACCTACAGGAAATCTTGACAGTTCCAACGGAAATGAAGTGATGAACCTTCTGGCAGAGCTTCACAGGGAGGGAGCCACAATTGTGATGGTGACCCACTCTTCTTATGATGCCGGTTTTGCTTCCAGAATTGTGAATATGAAAGACGGGGAGATTTTTAATGAAGAGCATGCTACGCATAGAAGAGATGTCTTTGAAAAAGCCGAAATACAGGAGTTTCAAAGCGGAAAAAATTATTAA